The DNA segment TCCCATGCTGTCCACTCTTTTAATTCAGGTGTAGCCAAAATACGCAATAAATCTTGTACTAATCTGCAGAAAAAAGCGTCCATCTTAACTAGTCTTTGCAAGAAAACTCCAAATACTACGTTATTCTCATTTTTGAAACAGTCATTTACAATCAGTAAACTCCTTGGTTTCAAAAATATCGAAAGCCTTGTCTTTGAAGCTTTCTTATCAAAGACAGAAAAAACAGTCGTTTTCTTGCAGCCACAAACTAAGATAGACGCTACTTTTATTATTCTGTTATTTGGCGTATACCAAGTCGTGCACCTCTGCCTTCTTGCTCGGCTCTTATGTAATCAATTTCTGCATAAACCTGACCTTTACCATAATAGGCGATAGGGTTTGGTGTAACAAAGAAATCGCGTAGTTTTTCGGTATGCCAGGTTTTTCCTCTATCCTTGCTATATATGTAATTATACCAAGGGCCATCATGATTCATGGCGTGAATATAATCGCCATGCACTGCTACATCGGTATACATTTTTATGCCCTTTGGTAGTTTTATTATTTCGTTGGTTTTTATAAATTTAATATGTGTTTTATAATCCGATTGTTCTTTTGTGAAACTTACATATAGTTGTTTTTTGCAAGTGCTAATATTAACAGATAGCTTTTGTTTACACCCTTTAGGGTATATATCCTTAGCTAAAATTTCTTCTTCCCCGGTAATAAAATCATATTTCATATAGTTGTTATTGTGCAAATACTCCACTTCTGTTGCTGAAATCAATCTCGATATATTTATATAATAATCAGGATAATGCTTAAATAAATGCCAAGTTACACCGCCATCATAGGTGTATTTATTTATAGGTTTTTCTGTGTCATTATCAAAGAAACAAGCAACACCTATTTCTTTACTAAAGAAATCAATTTTATAAATATTATTATTATCGTAAGCACCTACTACTTCCCACTTATTAAAGTCGGCATCGGCCTTCACTAAATAAGACGACCATCCTTTATCACCCGTAGCAACTTTAATATAATAGGTGCTATCAATATATATAACACCCTTACAAACCCCTTTACCCAATATTGTCTTTTTAAAGTTATCGCCACCATCAGAGGATGTAAATACGATGGCATCGCATTTCTTTGTCACATCAGCTCTCCTGGTTTGAGGGCCATTACTACCCACTAAAATAAATTTCTGCTCGCTAACTGGCAATATTTTTTTTATATCGTAATTACTTAATGCCGCAAAATAAGTATCATGTTTGGTTTCACCCGGTATATCAATAAAATCTATTTCTTTCCAGTTCATATTTATTAATTGTCGTTTACAATTAAATAGTAGCAGGGCTATTAATATTGTAATTATTACTAAAAAAAACTTCTTCATTTGTTATTATGTTCCTATAAGCTAAACTGTTCCCAGTGCGATTTTAATTCATTTAGTTTTTCATTTAATAACTTTTGGGAGTCTGTAATAATGCGTGTTGCATTAGGATAATCCTTTTTTAGTTTTTCCCAAGTAGCTTCAGTTATTTGCCAAGTTTCTAACTTATTGGGAATTATTTCGCAAGCCATAATCCATGCTTGCTCCCACGTATCCCATGCTGTCCACTCTTTTAATTCAGGTGTAGCCAAAATACGCAATAAATCTTGTGCTAATCAGCAGAAAAAAGCGTCCATCTTAACTAGTCTTTGCAAGAAAACTCCAAATACTGCGTTATTCTCATTTTTGAAACAGTCATTTACAATCAGTAAACTCCTTGGTTTCAAAAATATCGAAAGCCTTGTCTTTGAAGCTTTCTTATCAAAGACAGAAAAAACAGTCGTTTTCTTGCAGCCACTAACTAAGATAGACGCTACTTTTATTATTCTGTTATTTGGCGTATACCAAGCCGTGCACCTCTGCCTTCTTGCTCGGCTCTTATATACCCTATTTCTGCATAAACCTGACCTTTACCATAATAGGCTATAGGGTTTGGTGTAACAAAGAAATCGCGTAGTTTTTCGGTGTGCCAGGTTTTTCCTCTATCCGTGCTATATATGTAATTATACCAAGGGCCATCATGATTCATGGCGTGAATATAATCGCCATGCACTGCTACATCGGTATACATTTTTATGCCCTTTGGTAGTTTTATTATTTCGTTGGTTTTTATAAATTTAATATGTGTTTTATAATCCGATTGTTCTTTTGTGAAACTTACATACAGTTGTTTTTTGCAAGTGCTAATATTAACAGATAGCTTTTGTTTACACCCTTTAGGGTATATATCCTTAGCTAAAATTTCTTCTTCCCCGGTAATAAAATCATATTTCATATAGTTGTTATTGTGCAAATATTCTACTTCTGTTGCTGAAATCAATCTCGATATATTTATATAATAATCAGGATAATGCTTAAATAAATGCCAAGTTACACCGCCATCATAGGTGTATTTATTTATAGGTTTTTCTGTGTCATTATCAAAAAAACAAGCAACACCTATTTCTTTACTAAAGAAATCAATTTTATAAATATTATTATTATCGTAAGCACCTACTACTTCCCACTTATTAAAGTCGGCATCGGCCTTCACTAAATAAGACGACCATCCTTTATCACCCGTAGCAACTTTAATATAATAGGTGCTATCAATATATATAACACCCTTACAAACCCCTTTACCCAATATTGTTTTTTTTAAATTATCGCCACCATCAGAGGATGTAAATACGATGGCATCGCAACCAGGATCAGGTTCGTAATCCATAGATTGTGGTTCGTTACTACCCACTAAAATAAATTGTTTGTCGCTTACAGGCAATATTTTTTTTATATCGTAGTTACTTAATGCTGAGGCAAAGCCCATATATGGAGTTTCACCTGGTATATCGATAAAATCTATTTCTTTCCAATTCATATTTATTAATTGTCGTTTACAATTAAATAGTAACAAGGCTATTAATATTGTAATTATTACTAAAAAAAACTTCTTCATTTGTTATTATGTTCTTATAAGCTAAACTGTTCCCAATGCGATTTTAATTCATTTAGTTTTTCATTTAATAACTTTTGGCGGTCTGTAATAATGCGTGTTGCATTAGGATAATCCTTTTTTAGTTTTTCCCAAGTAGCTTCTGTTATTTGCCAAGTTTTTAACTCATTGGGAATTATTTCGCAAGCCATAATCCATGCTTGCTCCCATGTATCCCATTCTCCCCACTCCTTTAATTCGGGAGTAGATAAAATACGCAACAAATCTTGCATAGGTAACTTTTGCATAGTAAGTGGATCATAAGCATCGGGGTGGGTAGCAAAAGCAAAACTCCTAAACTTATCGTTATTCAATTCAATATCGGTATAAAAGAGCTTAATATTAGCTTCCTCATCCAGCCCATTTTTTTTATTAAAATTATGATTATACTTAGATACATAAGCCTTGTCAACTACGCCTAATTCCATATACTTTTGCAGATACTTGAGGGTTTTATGTAACCACTCTTGCCCTGCGGGAGTTAATTCGGGTTTTAGCTTACTAAACTTGGTACAGTATTTATGCCCATAGCTTTGTGTTGGGTCGGGTTTTTTCTTGCCATCGGCACGCTCATATATGGGTAACTTTGTATCGTCAACCAATTCTTTTAGGTCTTCTGTATCTATTTCCTCATCGACATTTACCAATACACCATAGTAATAGTCGGGTGGTGTATGCTCGCAATCAGGGTGGCGCTCTATAAAGTTCTCAAATCTATTAAAATAGTATTCTATTTTACCAATTGCAATAGGGGGAGGGGTTAAATCGCATTCGATTAACATAACTAAACCAGGTGTTTCTGCGTAGTTACTTTCGTTTCCAACTTCATATACTCTTGCCATTATTTGCGTTGTTTTAGGGTTTTGAGAGGTAATTTTATTATATCATCACTTACTGAAATATTTTCTAATAGGTCGTTTTCAAGGTAAGTCCCTTCGTATTCGTAATCAATTTTATCATCGCCAAGATTTATGCTTATGCGCTTACCCACCAAACCAGTGGTATTAATCACCAAGGTTATATTTTGATTTTTCTTCGGATTCGAAATATCATTACCATCTTCGTCAATAAACTTACATGAAATAACTTTTCCTTCCTCCACAATCTCCTCACCTACTGGTCCTGACCCAAATGCATTACTACTAGGCGTAATATCAGTAATCTTCCACACTTTTTGGTGTTCTTCGTTTCGATTACGGGTAATAGCAGGCGATAGACGTACATTCATTTTCATGGCAGTGCTACTTGTTGAGGTCATTTGTTCGCCAATACGAATACAGAAACAGTCCCAAAATTCAATTTTAAAGGCTTGGTCGCCATCTCCATCGTAAAATACCAATTTGCCTTGGCGCATTTGGTTGCTGAGTAGCCACTCGTATAAATAGTCATCATTCTCCGAACTATCAAGCTCTAAACTAAATATGCCACCTATTTTATTATAGCTCGTACGGGCAGTCATGTTTTGAACCGGGCGCAGGTACTTATCGTAGTTGTGGGTGTAGTTGGGCACGATGCCATAATCAAGACCGGCATCGTGTCGTGCTTTGGCAAGGGTGTTGTAGTAGCCTACTTTTTTGGTGTCGCTCTCGTTAAATTGACCTAAGCATAAGTCATTAAATACGAAAGGAGGTCCATAGAAGCCTGATTCAACTTGGCGCATCGTATCACGCTGCAATTGGTCGTCTAATCTACTCTTTTTAACTGATGGTAGTATATGTCCGTATGGATGTAAATCGTAGGCATCACTCATTTCATACGGGAAATTCTTTTGTAGGAATTTTAGGTAGTACTTTTTATCTACTTCAATGGGGCAAAAATACTCATAATGAAGACCTGTAAGCCAGCGTTCATAGCTGTTTACAACCAGTTTAATTTTATACATAGTTATTGGACAATGGATAAGAAAAATAAGTTGAGAATTTGGTTAATAATATTAATTATACTACAATTTTAACATAAATCATTGACTTAAACAAATCAAGTATTACTTATGTAAGTATCTAAGTGAGAATAATAAAAGAATTTGAATATCATTCGTATAATTAAATGTGTAACGTAAAATAGTATTAATATGAGTACTTTCTCTTTCATGAGGAAACGTTAAAAAAAGGGTAAATGGAGTATTAAAATGGAAGCTTCCAATAACGGCGCATAAACACAATGCCTGAATTCCATCATACGTTTAATCCTATGAAACTTAACAATTAAGCTTATTATTTCAAATTGACTTGGACCATGGTTGCTCAGAAACACAGGGTCGCTTCTTTCATGACGAATATAAATGCACGGGAGGCATGTTCATTTTTGAATCGATCTATTGAGGATACGAAAGGAGCATTAGCAATAGCTTCACACACAGGAAAATGATCAATATTGGTAAGTTCTATATGGTCATTAAAAATCAAATGCTAATCATATAAAAAACTATTTAAACACTGACTAAACAAAAGCAAACCAACTTTTATACCTGATCAGGAACAAGCATTTCATAAAAACCTATTCCCACGGCAGTGCCGATAGTACTTGCTATCATATCATTGACATCATTTACACAACTACCAAAGGCAAAAGGCGTAATTTCCTCCTGCATCAACAGACCCCAACAAATAATAGAGACCAGATAAACAAAAGAACGCCCCACCTTTTTATCACCCCAGCGCAGGCAAAGTGGTATTAAAGCAAGACACACCCCGAACGCGGCCAGAAAGTTAGGCAAAGAGCCTAAAAGCACTACAACTGCCTCGTTTGATCTAAACGACGGACGCAAAACATCTCTGTTTAAAAGATATAACAATTCCAACAAAAATAAAGTCACTACTATTCTAATGCTTACATTGTTTCGTTTAAAAAATGAGACTTCGGGGTACATTCTTATTCTGTTATATGAATTTTAACATTACCCAATGGAATGCATTAACAAGATAATGTATTCGTCAATACAGTTATTTCATCACAATACTTTCCTCCAGATAATCAATAGCCTCCGGGCCTTTGTTAAATATCAGGTCTATCACACTTAAATTGGGCGTAAAAGAAAAACGATCTTGAAAAACCTGTCTGTACTCCAAGACTTTAAACCCCCTATCCATCTCTGCATAATTCTTTTTAGGATGAATAAGCTCCCGATAGTCAACAACACGCTCTGCATTTGCGGCGACATATGCATCCGTTAATTTAACATTCAAAGGACAATCCAAAGCATCATAGATTACCTGAAGCAATTTTAGATTAAAATCAAATAAAAAACGATATTTCTGCTCATAAAAAGGCTTAAAATCATCCATATAGAACTCAAAAAAAGGAGATGAGCTATAAGCAGAAACAATAGAGCGCCAATGTAAAGCTTGCCATCGTTCATCATAGGAAATCTCCAGATCTTTGGTTTTCACCTTTAACCTTCGTCCCTTAGCAACAGGCACTGTTAAAGAAATCGCTCCATTAGCTCCCATAATATCACATCGATTTCTATATGTCTGCTTCACGTAATGATCATGGTGTTCCATCACTGGATTTTCAGCATAAAGCATATGAGCCAAGTACTGAACAGGAGGCAGGTAAGCTGTAGTAAACAAGGTACAAGTATTATTCATCTGCTTCGATCTCTTCTTGCTTTTTCTCTTTTTCAAATGGAATATCCCGGGCAATATTATCCTTTTTGCTATTCTTTTTCTGACGCATGGTCAAACCATAATAAAGCGCCCCCACTAAAGCTCCCAGAATAAAAGTTGTTATTAACAAAATAGCCAGGGATATATCTCCCTGCCAGGTAAGCACCCTAATATGTACCGGGTCGGCATTCTGAACTGAAAAAACAACAACCAAAACAGCCAATACCATCAATATCCAAAAAGACTTTTTCATATGTTTATAATTTATTTCTTAATGGTCATATGGAACTCGCCGTGATAATCATTCACCTGTGTGAGAGATCACTCTCATGGCTCGTTTCATATGTTTATAATTTTCTTTCAATGGCCATATGGAACACACCAGAATGAATCATCTTCTCGTGTGCAAATCCATTCCCATGGCACGTTTCATATTAGATCATAAAGCAACAAACTTGATTCATAGCTTGTCACAAACCTAACCAGGTCAATAGCAACCTGTCTTAGGTCTACAGAACAAAGACATATACGACAAACTATTCTACCTTTTTCAAAAATCGTTCTTTCCTAAGATATATCCAACCTTTTTTATGTATATCTCTTGACAAAAGAACACGGGTCACCTTTCCAATAATATGGTTTTCCGGTACAAAACCCCAAAAGCGGCTATCGAAAGAATGCGGTCGGTTATCCCCAATCACCCAATAATAATTCATTTTAAAAGTATATTCATCGGTTATTTTGCCATTGAGCCAAATCTTGCCATCTATTACTTGCAGTTCATTTTGCTCAAAAACGGTCATGACTCTACTGTAAAATGGCAAATTACTAAGCGTCAACTTTATGCTTGTCCCCTTTTTAGGTATATAAATAGGCCCCATATAATGCATATTCCAAAGCAGATGGCTATCAAAGGGAAATACCAAAGGATCGGGGAAATTCTTTAGCATATAATCAGGCTTCAGGCCTCCATACAAATCTCTCACACGATCATAATCTTGTTGTATGATTTCCCACGACAAACCTTTTTCGGTCGTTAATTCACTATAGGGCCTAACACCT comes from the Saccharicrinis fermentans DSM 9555 = JCM 21142 genome and includes:
- a CDS encoding WbqC family protein; the encoded protein is MNNTCTLFTTAYLPPVQYLAHMLYAENPVMEHHDHYVKQTYRNRCDIMGANGAISLTVPVAKGRRLKVKTKDLEISYDERWQALHWRSIVSAYSSSPFFEFYMDDFKPFYEQKYRFLFDFNLKLLQVIYDALDCPLNVKLTDAYVAANAERVVDYRELIHPKKNYAEMDRGFKVLEYRQVFQDRFSFTPNLSVIDLIFNKGPEAIDYLEESIVMK
- a CDS encoding LapA family protein, producing the protein MKKSFWILMVLAVLVVVFSVQNADPVHIRVLTWQGDISLAILLITTFILGALVGALYYGLTMRQKKNSKKDNIARDIPFEKEKKQEEIEADE
- the tssD gene encoding type VI secretion system tube protein TssD produces the protein MYKIKLVVNSYERWLTGLHYEYFCPIEVDKKYYLKFLQKNFPYEMSDAYDLHPYGHILPSVKKSRLDDQLQRDTMRQVESGFYGPPFVFNDLCLGQFNESDTKKVGYYNTLAKARHDAGLDYGIVPNYTHNYDKYLRPVQNMTARTSYNKIGGIFSLELDSSENDDYLYEWLLSNQMRQGKLVFYDGDGDQAFKIEFWDCFCIRIGEQMTSTSSTAMKMNVRLSPAITRNRNEEHQKVWKITDITPSSNAFGSGPVGEEIVEEGKVISCKFIDEDGNDISNPKKNQNITLVINTTGLVGKRISINLGDDKIDYEYEGTYLENDLLENISVSDDIIKLPLKTLKQRK